The stretch of DNA CGGGCCACCTCGCCGCTCTCGCCGCGGCGGGCCGGGTGCAACTCGTGCTCATCACGCACCACCATGTCGACCACACCGCGGGCAGCGCTGCACTGGCCCGCCTCACCGGAGCCCCGGTACGCGCGCTCGATCCCGCATTCTGCATCGGCGGCGACCCTCTCACCGACGGCGAGCTGATCGAGGCGGCGGGCACCCGCATCCGTGTCGTGCACACACCGGGCCACACGGCCGACTCGGTGTGCTTCTTCCTGCCGGATGACGGCCCGGCCGGTTCGGTGCTCACCGGCGACACCATCCTCGGGCGCGGCACCACAATCATCGGCTACCCCGACGGCACGCTGACCGACTACCTGCACTCGCTCGAAACCCTGCGCGCGCTCGGGCCCGCCACGGTGCTTCCCGCACACGGCCCCACCCTGCCCGACCTGGCCGTCGTCGGCACCGCCTACCTCGCGCACCGCCGCCAGCGTCTCGACGAGGTGCGCGCCGCACTGACTGCGCTGGGGCCGCAGGCCACGGCCGAGCAGGTCACTGACATCGTCTACGCCGACACGGATGCCGCGGTGCGCTTCGCCGCCGAGGCCTCCGTGCGCACACAGTTGGCTCACCTGCGCGGCGCGGGCGGGGACCCCGCCTGAATCGCGCCGGCCGGGCAACCGCCCACCGACGAGCACACCGCTGCCCCGGTCACTCAGGCTTGCGCGCGGCCGTCGCAATTCAACACTGACCGTTCGTTCAGTATGCGCTAGAGTCAGTGCACACTGCGGCTACGACCCCCGCAGCGGCACTCGACTCAGCGAGGAGAATCGATGACGCGCACGCAGAGCAACAGCACGCAGAGCCCGGGCACGCAGAGCACCGGCACCCAGAAAGCCAGAACGCCGGAATCCGAGCCCGCCGCGTCCAACCGCTCGATGATGCAGCACGATCGGGCCTCCGCCGCCCTCGGCATGGTAGTTCTGCGCGACGACCCCGGGCATGCCGTGGTCTCGATGCTGGTGCGCGACGATATGACAAACGGGTTCCAGATCACGCATGGCGGTCTCGTCTTTGCCCTCGCCGACACGGCGTTCGCGATCGCCTGCAACGAAGATGCGTCGGTCACCGTTGCCGCCGGCGCCGACATCACCTTCCTGGCGCCGACCCACGCCGGCCAGACGCTCACTGCCACGGCCGTGCGCCGCGTGCGCAGCGGCCGCACCGGACTCTACGACGTCTCGGTGGTCGACGACAACGGCGTGGCCATAGCCGAATTCCGCGGACGCAGCTTCTCCACGAACCGCGCCCACCCCGCACGCGCCTGATCACGTCGAAAGGACTCTCGTGTCACCGTCGACACCCGTACTGCGCGCTCCACTCCCCCACGAACTCGACCCGGCCGAGCGGCTCAGCCGTGACGAGCTCGAGGCGCTCCAACTCGACCGTGTGCGCTGGACGGTCAGGCATGCCTACGCCAACGTGCCGCTGTACACGGCAAAGTTCGACGCTGCGGGGGTGCATCCCGATGACATCCGCTCACTCGAAGATGTGGCCAGACTGCCATTCACAACGAAGGAAGACCTGCGTCAGACCTACCCGTTCGGCATGTTCGCGGTTCCGATGAGCGAGGTTGCGCGCATCCACGCGTCGTCGGGCACGACCGGCCGTCCGACCGTCGTCGGCTACACGAAGCACGATCTCGACACCTGGGGTGCGCTCGTAGCCCGCTCGCTGCGCGCCTCGGGCATCCGTGCGGGAATGAAAGTGCATAACGCCTACGGCTACGGCCTGTTCACCGGCGGCCTCGGTGCCCATGCCGGCATCGAGGCGCTCGGTGCAACGGTCATTCCGGTCTCGGGCGGGCAGACGGCCCGGCAAGTTCAGCTCATTCGCGACTTTGAGCCGGATGCCATCCTGTGCACGCCGAGCTATCTGCTGACCATCGCCGATGCGATGGAGGCGGCGGGCGTCGACCCGCGGTCGACGAGCCTGCGCGTTGCGGTGCTCGGGGCCGAGCCGTGGACCAACGAGATGCGCCGCGAACTCGAGCACCGACTGAACATCGACGCGCTCGACATCTACGGTTTGAGTGAGGTCATGGGCCCCGGCGTCGGCAACGAATGCCTCGAGACCAAAGATGGTCCGCACATCTGGGAGGACCATTTTCTGCCCGAGATCATTGACGGCGAGACCGGGCAACGGATGCCGGACGGCCAGCGTGGAGAACTCGTCTTCACATCGCTGACCAAGGAGGCGTTCCCGGTCATCCGTTATCGCACCCGCGATCTCACCCGACTTCTTCCCGGAACCGCGCGGCCCGGGATGCGCCGAATCGAGAAGATCACCGGGCGCAACGATGACCTGATCATCGTGCGCGGCATCAATCTCTTCCCGACCCAGATCGAAGAACTCGTGCTCGGCATCGACGATCTCACCCCGCACTTCGTTCTCGAGCTCACCCGCCCCGTGCACCTCGACGAACTCACGGTGCGTGTCGAACGGCATCCGGCCCGCAGCAGCTCGGAAAGCGAGTCGGCACGGATGCTCCTGACCCGCCTGGTAAAAGAGCAGATCGGTTGCACCGTGACGGTGCGGCTTGACGAGCCCGGCACACTTCCCCGCAGTGAGGGAAAACTCAAGCGCGTGTACGACCTGCGCGACTAACCACCGGCACGCCGTGAGCAGTGACCGGCTCGAGACGGAGCGAGGCTCAGCCGCGGAGCGCCCGCAGCGTCCAGCCGTTGTCGCTGCGGCCCGGGAGTTCAACGTGCTGTCCCAGCTGAGCCGCGACGTCGCGAATGGGCTCGGCGTTGGCGCTGGGCACCAAAACGAGCGGGTAGGAATCCGAGTCGATGTCGAGGTAGAGCAGGTGCATTCCGCGCGTCTGGAGCATCGCGTCGACGTCGGTCAGTGCGGGAACGAGTTCGGTGGCCGGCTCGAATGACGCGTCGAACTGCTCGTCCGGAAATTGCGTCAGGCCCTGCAGCTCCTCCACCAGCTCATCGGAATCTGCACTCCAGTCGAGCTCGATCAACATCTCGTTCGACTCCAGCCAGTCGACAACGACCAGCCACGCGTTGAGTTCCTCGGCCTCCTCGATTCCACGCTGCAGCAGGTCATCCTCATGAGCCGCGAAGTACGCGTCGGGGTCGGCCAGGTAATCCCCGACGGTCTGCCCGAGTCGGGCATCCTCGACGAGAAGAGCGCACAGTTGTTGCCACAGTGCTGAGTGTGAGATGGTCACGGATGTCCCCCGATGTTTGCGCCCGACACATGAATTTCTGTTTCGGCTCGATTTGTGTCGGACCGGATTCGTCACCCCGGCCTGCCTGAATCCTATCCGAGTCGCGGCGACCTGAAACTGCCCCTCGAGCACGCACGCAGCGGGGATCAGTTGGGAGCGGCATCCGGTCGGCGCGGCGCCGCGCCCTCGACCATGAGCAGAATGATCGCCACCAGGATCGCGAGGTAGGTGGGTACCTGGCTGGGCGAAACGCCCTCGCCGAGCACCACGACCGCGACCACCACGAGCAGCACCGGCTCGACGTAGGTGAGCAAGCCGAACAGGCTGAAGGACAGCAGCCGGGTGGCGAGAATGTAGGCGACAAGCGCGACCGCGCTGATGACACCCAGCAACAGCACCGGCACGATCAACTCGGTGTGTGCAGCGACAACCGCCAGCGACGCGGGCTGCGCGGCAAACACAATACTCGGCACGAGCAGAATCACCAGTTCGAACCAGAGAGCCCCGGTGCTGTCGATGCGCGCCGCCCGCCGAATCGTGAAGTAGATCGGATAGCCGAGGGCCACCACGACCGTCGACCACCCGATCCCGCCCCCGGCCAGTAGCGCGAATATGACGCCGATCGCGGCGGCCGCGACAGCCGCAATCCGCAGCCTGCTGAGCCGCTCACGGTGCAGCGTCACGCCCACGAGCACCATCATCAGTGGCATCAGGAAGTAGCCGAGCGCCACGTCGAGGCCATGCCCTGTCTGCGGCGCCCACCCGAAGAGCCAGATCTGCACGCCCAGAAGTGCGGCATCCGCCACGAGAAGCCCGGCAAGCAAGGGGGTCTGACGGATGCGCCGGGCAATCCCCCGCACGTCGGCCCACTCACCGATCGCCACGACCAGAACGGTGAGCACGGGTACCGTGACGACCACGCGCCAGGCGAAGATCTCGGTCGGCGACAGCACCGTGAGCATTCCGGGCAGCGCATAAAGCACCGCGAAGAGGGCCGAGGCGACGACCGACGCGACAACCCCGCGCGAGGTCGGCGTCATTCCGCGGTAAAAACTCTGCATCAGTCAATTCTGGTGCGTCGGTGAGCCATGAGGTCGCGCAGATGACCCTTCCCGCCGCTCGGGAAGGGTCATCTGCGCGACTTCACGCCCTGTTCTCGTGTGCGCGGGGCGCGGGGCGGCAGGTATCAGTGCACCAGGTATCAGTGCACCAGATAGCTGAGCCAGATGATCCCGACGCCGAGCGACGCCGTGATCGCCGCGTTGAGAATTCGGCGCGCCCACCTGTTGCCCCGTTTCACTGAATTCCAGTAGCCGAGGACGGCGAGGGTGGCAACGCCGGCCCACAGTGCGATGTAATAGGCGACGTACTCGTCCAGCCCACGCGCCGCGGCAAGCAGGAGGAAGAGTGCCGGCACGAGCATCGCGAGCACCATTCCGATGGAATGTCGGGCCGAATTCAAAATCAGCTTCCCGAGCGTCAGGTTGCGCGCCTCCACGGATCCGTTGTTCGCCACGACGCCTGAGTAGATGTGCGCGATCCAGAACACCACTACGGTTCCGAGGGTGAACAGCAACACCTCGAAGTCAGTGTCGAACTTCCATCCGACGGCAATCAACGCGCTGACGAGCACGGTGCCGTAGATCGCATACTCGGTGCCATAGGCACCGAGCACGACGGTGACCGGCTTGGCGCTTCCCCGCGCTGCCCGCTTGATCCAGCGGCTCCCGCTGGGCCGCCCGCTACCCGAATCGGGCGCTGCGCCCGTCATGAATCCGCCCCACAGCCCGTGGCTCGCA from Leifsonia psychrotolerans encodes:
- a CDS encoding MBL fold metallo-hydrolase, with the protein product MHDNATTNPLPGIRTSTLTRRLLAPNAGPMTLEGTNSYLISASAGTEAASAPVVIVDPGPDHAGHLAALAAAGRVQLVLITHHHVDHTAGSAALARLTGAPVRALDPAFCIGGDPLTDGELIEAAGTRIRVVHTPGHTADSVCFFLPDDGPAGSVLTGDTILGRGTTIIGYPDGTLTDYLHSLETLRALGPATVLPAHGPTLPDLAVVGTAYLAHRRQRLDEVRAALTALGPQATAEQVTDIVYADTDAAVRFAAEASVRTQLAHLRGAGGDPA
- the paaI gene encoding hydroxyphenylacetyl-CoA thioesterase PaaI, whose translation is MTRTQSNSTQSPGTQSTGTQKARTPESEPAASNRSMMQHDRASAALGMVVLRDDPGHAVVSMLVRDDMTNGFQITHGGLVFALADTAFAIACNEDASVTVAAGADITFLAPTHAGQTLTATAVRRVRSGRTGLYDVSVVDDNGVAIAEFRGRSFSTNRAHPARA
- the paaK gene encoding phenylacetate--CoA ligase PaaK; this encodes MSPSTPVLRAPLPHELDPAERLSRDELEALQLDRVRWTVRHAYANVPLYTAKFDAAGVHPDDIRSLEDVARLPFTTKEDLRQTYPFGMFAVPMSEVARIHASSGTTGRPTVVGYTKHDLDTWGALVARSLRASGIRAGMKVHNAYGYGLFTGGLGAHAGIEALGATVIPVSGGQTARQVQLIRDFEPDAILCTPSYLLTIADAMEAAGVDPRSTSLRVAVLGAEPWTNEMRRELEHRLNIDALDIYGLSEVMGPGVGNECLETKDGPHIWEDHFLPEIIDGETGQRMPDGQRGELVFTSLTKEAFPVIRYRTRDLTRLLPGTARPGMRRIEKITGRNDDLIIVRGINLFPTQIEELVLGIDDLTPHFVLELTRPVHLDELTVRVERHPARSSSESESARMLLTRLVKEQIGCTVTVRLDEPGTLPRSEGKLKRVYDLRD
- a CDS encoding DUF6630 family protein, translated to MTISHSALWQQLCALLVEDARLGQTVGDYLADPDAYFAAHEDDLLQRGIEEAEELNAWLVVVDWLESNEMLIELDWSADSDELVEELQGLTQFPDEQFDASFEPATELVPALTDVDAMLQTRGMHLLYLDIDSDSYPLVLVPSANAEPIRDVAAQLGQHVELPGRSDNGWTLRALRG
- the rarD gene encoding EamA family transporter RarD; this translates as MQSFYRGMTPTSRGVVASVVASALFAVLYALPGMLTVLSPTEIFAWRVVVTVPVLTVLVVAIGEWADVRGIARRIRQTPLLAGLLVADAALLGVQIWLFGWAPQTGHGLDVALGYFLMPLMMVLVGVTLHRERLSRLRIAAVAAAAIGVIFALLAGGGIGWSTVVVALGYPIYFTIRRAARIDSTGALWFELVILLVPSIVFAAQPASLAVVAAHTELIVPVLLLGVISAVALVAYILATRLLSFSLFGLLTYVEPVLLVVVAVVVLGEGVSPSQVPTYLAILVAIILLMVEGAAPRRPDAAPN